The window TTGGGGCCTCCCGCACCCCCTGGGCGTGGGCCAGGTGGCAGGCGTCGTGGTAGGCCACCCGAAGGGGGGCCTTGGGGGGCGGGGGCGGGAGGAAGCCCAGCTCGTCCAGGAAGCTGGTGAGGTCCTTCACCTTCGTCCCAAAGGCCCGGGCCTCCGCTTCCTCCGCCTCCCCCAGGAAGAGGAGGGGGTACTCCTTCATCCCCGAGCCGCACCCCGCGGCGTTGGAGAGGACCACCTCCGCCTCCCGGAAGGCCTCCATGGTGGCCCGGGCGAAGGCCCTGGCCCCCTCCTGGTCCCCCGCGTGGAGGCTTAAGGCCCCACAGCAGGTCTGCCCCTTGGGGACCACCACCTCCACCCCGTTTTCCTGGAGGACCCTTAGGGTGGCCCGGTTGATGGAGGGCCTTAAGGCCCTTTGGGCGCAGCCCAGGAGGAGGCCCACCCGGGCCCGGCGTGCCCCCTTGGCGGGGTAGACCTCTTCATAGGGCTCCTCCCGTTCCAGGCGGTCGGGGAGGAGCTTGAGGGGGGCCTTTAGGGGTTCGGGAAGGGGAAGGGGCTTAAGCAGGGGCTTGAGCCTTACCCCGAGCTCCGCCAGGGGGCGGAAGCGCCCGGGGTAGGGAAGGGTCTTGAGGAGGGCCAGGCGGTAGGCCCTTTCTAAGGGGTAGCGGTGGCGCTTTTCCTCGCTGTAGAGGCGGAAGGCCCCGATGAGCTCCCCATAGGGCACCCCGCTGGGGCAGGCGGTGACGCAGGCCTGGCAGGCCAGGCAGCGGTCCAGGTAGGGGAGGGCCTCCTCCAGGGGGAGGGTTCCTTCCAGCACCTCCTTCATGAGGAAGATGCGGCCCCGGGGAGAGTCCATCTCCTCCCCCAGGACCTGGTAGGTGGGGCAGGTGGGGAGGCAGAAGCCGCAGTGGACGCAGGCCTCGATGGCGTGGGCCATGGGCTCGCCCAGGGGCCCTAGGGTTTCCACGGGAATCTTGTGCTGCATGGTCTCACCTTAAGGGGAAGCGCCCCAGAGGGTCCAGGGCCGCTTTGACCTTCTGGAAGAAGGGGTTTTGGGGCCTCGGGAAGAGGGGGTCTTCCGCCCCCTTCAGGACCAGGTGGGCGAGGCCCCTTGCCCTAAGGGCCTTTAGGGCCTCCCCGTCCCCTTCCGCGTAGAGGACGTTGCCCCCCAGGAGGTAGCGCCGCCTCCCCAGGGGCAGGCCCTCCAGGAGGGGGATGAGGTCCAGGCGGCTTGGCACTTTTAGGAGGAGGGGGCCTTCCAAAAAGGCCAGGTTCCGCACCCCTTCCCAGTGGGCCTCGTCCTCCTCCAGGACCTCCCCGTCCCGCCCGAGGAGGCGCTTGAGCTTTTCCAGCCTGGGGCCGAGGGCTTCCGGGAAGCCCCCGATGCGGACCTCGAGGGCGTTTGGGGGGAGGAGGTCTAAGGCCATGAGGTCCAGGGGGGCGAGGAGGAGCCTTTCCAGGGCGGAGAGGGCCTCCTCCAGGGAGGGGAAGGCCACCCGTAGGGTGCGGGTGGCGGGGGGCGCGGGGAAGACCTTGAAGGCCAGCTCCACCAGGACCCCAAAGGCCCCCAGGGCCCCCACCATGAGCCGGTGGAAGGGGAAGCCGGCGGCGTTCTTCACCACCTTGCCGCCCCCCTTCAGAAGCCGGCCCTGGCCGTCCACGAACCGCACCCCGAGGAGGAAGTCCCTCACCCCCCCAAACCGCTGGGCCAGGGGGCCGGAAAGCCCCGCGGCCACCGTGCCCCCCAAGGTGGCCCCGGGGGCGGAAAGGGGCGGGTGGAAGGGGAGGTGCTGGCCGTGGGCCTTGAGGAGGGCCTCCACCTCCGCCACCCGCGTCCCGGCCCGGGCCACCAGGACCAGTTCCTCGGGGTCGTACTCCACCACGCCCTTGAGCTCGGAGAGGTCCAAAAGGGCCTCCCCTTCCTCCGGCCCCGAAAGGGCGGGCTTGCTCCCGCCCCCCCGGACCCGGAGCCTGGGGTGGGCGAGGACGGCCTCCTGCACCTCCTCCGGGGTCTTGGGCCTAAGCATGGGCCTCCTCCTTGGGGGGGAAGACCTTGCCCCGGTTGGCGAGGCCGAGAGGGTCCAGCCCGGCCTTCACCTCCTCCATGGCGGCGATCTCTAGGGGGCTAAACATCTCCGCCAGGTAGGCCCTTTTCTCCATCCCCACCCCGTGCTCCCCGGTGATGGAGCCCCCGAGGCGGAGGCAAAGCCTGAGGATCTCCCCGGCCAGGGCCTCCGCCCGCTCCAGCTCCCCCGGGCGCTTGCCGTCGTAGAGGACGAGGGGGTGGAGGTTCCCGTCCCCCGCGTGGAAGACGTTGGCCACCCGGAGGCCGTAGGCCTCGGAGAGCCTTCCGATCTCCCTCAGGGCCTCCGCCAGGCGGGTTCTCGGCACCACCCCGTCCTGGACGATGTAGTCCGGGGAAAGCCGGCCCACGGCGCTGAAGGCCGCCTTGCGGCCTTTCCAGATGGCCTGGCGCTCGGCTTCGTCCCGGGCGATGCGCACCTCCTCCGCCCCGCTTTCCGCGATGACCTCTGCTAGGCGCCTCGCCCCCTCGGCCACCTCCTCCCTTTCCCCTTCCAGCTCCACGATGAGGAGGGCCTCCGCTTTGGGGTAGCCCGCCCGCACCGCGGCCTCCGCGGCCTCGATGGCCAGGCGGTCCATGATCTCTATGGCCCCCGGGAGGAGGCCCGAGCGGAGGACCCGGGCCACCGCCTCTCCGGCGGCCTCGAGGCTCGGGTAGGCGGCCAGCAGGGTGTGGTAGGCCTCGGGGCGCGGGAGGAGGCGCAGGGTGATCTCCAGGGCGATGCCCAGGAGGCCTTCCGTGCCCACGAAGAACCCGTGAAGGTCCGGCCCCACCCCTTCAAGCCCCTCCCCCCCGAGCCGCACCACCTCCCCCTCCGGGGTCACCACCTCGAGGCCCAGGACGTGGTTCGCGGTCATGCCGTAGCGCAGGCAGTGGGCCCCCCCGGAGTTGAAGGCCACGTTCCCCCCGATGGTGGAGACGGGCTGGCTGGAGGGGTCGGGGGCGTAGTAGAGGCCGAAGGGGGCCGCCCTTCGGGACACCTCCAGGTTCACCACCCCGGGCTCCACCACCGCGAGGCGCGCTTTGGGGTCCAGCTTCAGGATGCGGTTCAGGCGGTTTAGGGCGATGACCACCCCTCCCCGCACCGGCAAGGACCCCCCGGAGAGGCTGGTGCCGCTCCCCCGGGCCACGAAGGGCACCCCGTGGCGGCGGCAGATCCTTACCGCCTCCACCACCTCCTCCTTGCGCTCGGGGAGGACCACCGCGAGGGGCCTTTCCCGGTAGGCGGTGAGGGCGTCCGACTCGTACGGGGCAAGCTCCGCCTCTTTGGTGAGGAGGCGGGGGCCGAAGAGGGCCTTGAGCTCCCTGAGGATTTCCATTTCCCTTCAGTCTAAGGGGGGAGAACCCCCCGGATCCATAAGGCCACGTCCCGCGCCACCTCCTCCGCCTTGAGGTCCAGGAGGAGGTCGTGCTCGCTCTCATAAGCGACCAGGTCTTTTCTTTCGCTCCCCAAGCGTTCGTAAAAGCGCTTTACCCCCTTGGGGGAAAGGGTGGTGTCCCAGAGGGCCTGGACCACCAAGGCGGGGGCCTGCACCTTGGGGAGAAGGGGGTCCACCGCCTTCTGGAGCCTTACGAGCTCCGCCACCGCGGAGGTGGGGATCCAGGGGTAGTTGGGGCTTGCCCGCCGCCTTTTTGCGTCGGAGACGGAGCGGGTGCGGGGGGCCTTGGGGATGAGGGGGTGGAGGTAGGGGGCGAGGCCCGCCAGGGGGTTCCTCAGGACCAGGGCCGGGGCCAGGGCCACCAGGAAGGAGGCCCCCTCCTCCGCCGCGAGCATGGCGGCGAGGAGGGCCCCCATGGAAAGCCCCACCACCCCTTTGGGTTCGGGGAGGGCGCGGTAGGCCTCCAGGGCCTTCCCGTACCAGTCCCTCCAGCCCACCCCCCTAAGGTCCTCGGGCCGGGTCCCGTGGCCGGGCAGGGCGGGCTGGGCCACGGCGTACCCCGCCGCCCTTAGCGCCCCGGGCAGGGGCCCCAGGGTGAGGACGGGGTGGGAGGAAAGCCCGTGGAGGAGGAGGACGCCCGCCATCAGTCGATGTACTCGTAGGCCACCAGGGTGAGGAACTCAATGAACTCTTCCGAAAGGACCAGCTTGTCCAGGATCTCTTCGGCCTCCCTATACCGGCCCGCCTCCCGGCCCCCAAGCTTTTGGAGCTCCTCCTCCTTCACCTTCTGGTAGAGCTCGGGCGTCACCGGGCGGCCGTCCTCCAGGGTGGCCCCCCGGTGGACCCACTGCCAGAGCTGGGCCCTTGCGATCTCCGCCGTGGCCGCGTCCTCCATGAGGTTGAAGATGGCCGCGGCCCCGTTGCCGAGAAGCCACTGGTTCAGGTACTGGAGGGCCACGGAGACGTTGTTCCTAAAGCCCGCTTCCGTCACCTTCCCCCCGGGGACCTGGAAGTCCAGGAGGTCCTCCGCCCCCACCCTTACGTCCTCCCGCTTCACATGCTTCTGGTGGGGCTTATCCCCCAGGAAGCGGTCAAAGACCTCCATGGCCACCGGCACCAGGTCGGGGTGGGCCACCCAGGTGCCGTCAAACCCCTGGCCTGCCTCCCGCTCCTTATCCGCCCGCACCTGCTTTAAGGCCCGCTCGTTCACCTCGGGGTCCTTGCGGCTCGGGATGAAGGCCGCCATCCCCCCGATGGCGTGGGCCTCGTGGAGGTGGCAGCTCTTCACCAGAAGCTCGGTGTAGGCCTTCATGAAGGGCACGGTCATGGTGACCTGGGCCCGGTCGGGGAAGATGGGGGCGGTGGTGGCGAACTTCTTGATGCAGCTGAAGATGTAGTCCCAGCGGCCGGCGTTGAGCCCGGCGGCGTGCTCCTTAAGCTCGTAGAGGATCTCCTCCATCTCAAAGGCCGCCAGGATGGTCTCGATGAGGACCGTGGCCCGGATCGTCCCCCGGGGGAGGCCCAGGTAGTCCTGGGCGAAGTTGAAGACCTCGTTCCAAAGCCGGGCCTCCAGGTGGCTCTCCAGCTTGGGCAGGTAGAAGTAGGGCCCGCTCCCCCGCTTTAGGAGCTCGTGGGCGTTGTGGAAGAAGTAGAGGCCGAAGTCAAAGAGGCTGGCGGAGATGGGCTCCCCGTCCACGTAGACGTGCTTTTCATGAAGGTGCCAGCCCCTTGGGCGCACCACCAGGGTGGCCACCTTTTCCTTGAGCCTGTACTCCTTCCCCTCGGGGGAGACGAAGTCTATTTGGCGGCGCACCGCGTCCATGAGGTTCTTCTGCCCGCGGATGACGTTGTCCCAGGTGGGGGAGAGGGCGTCCTCAAAGTCCGCCATGAAGACCTTGGCCCCGGAGTTTAGGGCGTTCACGATCATCTTCCGCTCCACGGGGCCCGTGATCTCCACCCGGCGGTCCTGTAGGTCCTCCGGGGCCTCGGCCACCCGCCAGCTCCCCCCCCGCACGAAGCGGGTGGACTCCAGGAAGTCCGGCCTCTCCCCCGCTTTGTAGCGCGCCCAAAGCTCCTGCCGGCGGGCCAGGAGGCCTTTGCGCACGGGGTTGAACTCCCGGTGCAGGGCCACCACGAACCTAAGGGCCTCTTCCGTGAGCACCTCCCCTAAGAGGGGGTGGTCCTTCCTGATCTCCACGCCCTTCATGGTGGCCTTAGCCTACGGGGCCGGGGTGGGGTTGTCAATATCCAAAATCTTTTTTCGTAGGTTGAAAAATCCCGGAGGGTGCGCTACCCTAGGGGCCATGGCCCGCAGGCGCAAGGAAGGCCCTGAGGAGGTGCGCACCCTGGAGCGGGGGCTTAAGGTCCTGGAGGCCCTGGCCGAAGCCCGGGCCGTGGGCCTTACCCCCTTGGCGGAGCGGCTGGGGTTTTCCAAGAGCACCCTTTACCGCCTCCTCCAGACCCTGGCCCGGCGGGGGTTTGTGGAGGAGGAGGGGGGGCTTTACCGGGTGGGCCCCAAGGCCTTCGCCGTGGGCCGGGCCTACCTGAGCCAAAACCTCCTTCTGGCCGCGCGCCCGGAGATGGAGGCGTTGGCGGAGGCGGTGGGGGAGAGCGTGAACCTGGCGGTGCCCGCGGGCCTCGAGGCCCTCTACGTGGACCAGGTGGAGGGCCCCAAGCTGGTCCGCCTCTTCACCG of the Thermus oshimai DSM 12092 genome contains:
- the glcF gene encoding glycolate oxidase subunit GlcF, coding for MQHKIPVETLGPLGEPMAHAIEACVHCGFCLPTCPTYQVLGEEMDSPRGRIFLMKEVLEGTLPLEEALPYLDRCLACQACVTACPSGVPYGELIGAFRLYSEEKRHRYPLERAYRLALLKTLPYPGRFRPLAELGVRLKPLLKPLPLPEPLKAPLKLLPDRLEREEPYEEVYPAKGARRARVGLLLGCAQRALRPSINRATLRVLQENGVEVVVPKGQTCCGALSLHAGDQEGARAFARATMEAFREAEVVLSNAAGCGSGMKEYPLLFLGEAEEAEARAFGTKVKDLTSFLDELGFLPPPPPKAPLRVAYHDACHLAHAQGVREAPRRLLRASGVEVLEPGEWELCCGSAGTYNLFQPELAEALGRRKAENLKATGADLVVTANIGCLTQLQAYLDRPVLHIAELLALLYEGKDPLEGPSGTKGWGA
- a CDS encoding FAD-binding protein, giving the protein MLRPKTPEEVQEAVLAHPRLRVRGGGSKPALSGPEEGEALLDLSELKGVVEYDPEELVLVARAGTRVAEVEALLKAHGQHLPFHPPLSAPGATLGGTVAAGLSGPLAQRFGGVRDFLLGVRFVDGQGRLLKGGGKVVKNAAGFPFHRLMVGALGAFGVLVELAFKVFPAPPATRTLRVAFPSLEEALSALERLLLAPLDLMALDLLPPNALEVRIGGFPEALGPRLEKLKRLLGRDGEVLEEDEAHWEGVRNLAFLEGPLLLKVPSRLDLIPLLEGLPLGRRRYLLGGNVLYAEGDGEALKALRARGLAHLVLKGAEDPLFPRPQNPFFQKVKAALDPLGRFPLR
- a CDS encoding FAD-linked oxidase C-terminal domain-containing protein, with product MEILRELKALFGPRLLTKEAELAPYESDALTAYRERPLAVVLPERKEEVVEAVRICRRHGVPFVARGSGTSLSGGSLPVRGGVVIALNRLNRILKLDPKARLAVVEPGVVNLEVSRRAAPFGLYYAPDPSSQPVSTIGGNVAFNSGGAHCLRYGMTANHVLGLEVVTPEGEVVRLGGEGLEGVGPDLHGFFVGTEGLLGIALEITLRLLPRPEAYHTLLAAYPSLEAAGEAVARVLRSGLLPGAIEIMDRLAIEAAEAAVRAGYPKAEALLIVELEGEREEVAEGARRLAEVIAESGAEEVRIARDEAERQAIWKGRKAAFSAVGRLSPDYIVQDGVVPRTRLAEALREIGRLSEAYGLRVANVFHAGDGNLHPLVLYDGKRPGELERAEALAGEILRLCLRLGGSITGEHGVGMEKRAYLAEMFSPLEIAAMEEVKAGLDPLGLANRGKVFPPKEEAHA
- a CDS encoding alpha/beta hydrolase, with the protein product MAGVLLLHGLSSHPVLTLGPLPGALRAAGYAVAQPALPGHGTRPEDLRGVGWRDWYGKALEAYRALPEPKGVVGLSMGALLAAMLAAEEGASFLVALAPALVLRNPLAGLAPYLHPLIPKAPRTRSVSDAKRRRASPNYPWIPTSAVAELVRLQKAVDPLLPKVQAPALVVQALWDTTLSPKGVKRFYERLGSERKDLVAYESEHDLLLDLKAEEVARDVALWIRGVLPP
- a CDS encoding IclR family transcriptional regulator, translating into MARRRKEGPEEVRTLERGLKVLEALAEARAVGLTPLAERLGFSKSTLYRLLQTLARRGFVEEEGGLYRVGPKAFAVGRAYLSQNLLLAARPEMEALAEAVGESVNLAVPAGLEALYVDQVEGPKLVRLFTAPGSRAPLHATGVGKVFLAFRGVPEGLPLTPFTPHTLTQREDLEEELRAVRARGYALDNEEKELGVRCVAAPLFGPDGRVVAALSLSAPASRLTLEEAHRLAPRVVEAARKASLRLGYTGGVY
- the aceB gene encoding malate synthase A; protein product: MKGVEIRKDHPLLGEVLTEEALRFVVALHREFNPVRKGLLARRQELWARYKAGERPDFLESTRFVRGGSWRVAEAPEDLQDRRVEITGPVERKMIVNALNSGAKVFMADFEDALSPTWDNVIRGQKNLMDAVRRQIDFVSPEGKEYRLKEKVATLVVRPRGWHLHEKHVYVDGEPISASLFDFGLYFFHNAHELLKRGSGPYFYLPKLESHLEARLWNEVFNFAQDYLGLPRGTIRATVLIETILAAFEMEEILYELKEHAAGLNAGRWDYIFSCIKKFATTAPIFPDRAQVTMTVPFMKAYTELLVKSCHLHEAHAIGGMAAFIPSRKDPEVNERALKQVRADKEREAGQGFDGTWVAHPDLVPVAMEVFDRFLGDKPHQKHVKREDVRVGAEDLLDFQVPGGKVTEAGFRNNVSVALQYLNQWLLGNGAAAIFNLMEDAATAEIARAQLWQWVHRGATLEDGRPVTPELYQKVKEEELQKLGGREAGRYREAEEILDKLVLSEEFIEFLTLVAYEYID